The following coding sequences are from one Streptomyces sp. V3I7 window:
- a CDS encoding fibronectin type III domain-containing protein, with protein sequence MRLRNHTTRVVTTASTAALLAAASLVTAATSAASGQKTTGKTLTADPLSTWQTDGIVWSVEYARGVVYVGGTFGSVRPPGARPGEREVARRNFAAFDASTGELLPCAHSFTGIGDTVRALKASPDGKKLYVGGSFSKVDDSGAYSAAALNTSDCSLRKDFRPGASATVRAIETTGDTVYMGGDFTLIDNKTRNRIAAFKPNGALRPFKADLDRGVRDILAATDHGKVLVGGDFRHVNGKEERSLIALDPKTGEPVTSFPDWIPPRSAVKTLARDGDKFYLGAEGTGTGIFDGRIAGRLSDGSMIWKDTCQGATQAVLVYKGILYSGSHAHYCGVTPGGFPEGRRRHFLAQSADDMHILHWFPDTDDGLGEGNGPRSLVMADGILWAGGEFTMVNGKPQQSLTRFGAGPDVGAPEGAPRLTVADTRDGRVTLTWHAAWDRDDAELTYMLYRDGELVDKQKQRSAEWDRPDMKYTDTVAPGSRHRYTISVTDGKNTAPLSKPLEVTAVAAKRELGDLGEIPALGALGALGELRQW encoded by the coding sequence ATGCGCCTGAGAAATCACACGACGAGGGTTGTCACCACAGCGTCCACCGCGGCCCTCCTCGCAGCCGCCTCGCTCGTCACCGCCGCCACCTCGGCCGCGAGCGGCCAGAAGACCACCGGCAAGACCCTCACCGCCGACCCGCTGTCGACCTGGCAGACGGACGGGATCGTCTGGTCGGTGGAGTACGCGCGCGGAGTCGTGTACGTCGGCGGTACCTTCGGCAGCGTCCGCCCGCCGGGCGCGCGACCGGGCGAGCGGGAGGTCGCCCGCAGAAACTTCGCCGCGTTCGACGCCTCCACCGGCGAACTGCTGCCGTGTGCGCACTCGTTCACGGGCATCGGTGACACCGTACGAGCGCTCAAGGCGTCCCCCGACGGCAAGAAGCTCTACGTCGGCGGCTCGTTCAGCAAGGTCGACGACAGCGGCGCGTACAGCGCGGCCGCGCTCAACACGTCCGACTGCTCGCTGCGCAAGGACTTCCGCCCCGGCGCCTCGGCGACCGTCCGGGCCATCGAGACCACGGGCGACACGGTCTACATGGGCGGGGACTTCACGCTCATCGACAACAAGACCAGGAACCGGATCGCGGCCTTCAAGCCGAACGGTGCACTGCGGCCGTTCAAGGCGGACCTCGATCGCGGCGTACGGGACATCCTGGCGGCGACCGATCATGGAAAGGTCCTCGTCGGCGGCGACTTCCGGCACGTCAACGGGAAGGAGGAGCGGTCGCTGATCGCCCTGGATCCCAAGACGGGCGAGCCGGTGACCTCCTTCCCGGACTGGATTCCGCCCCGTTCGGCGGTGAAGACACTGGCGCGGGACGGCGACAAATTCTATCTGGGCGCCGAAGGCACCGGAACGGGCATTTTCGACGGCCGTATCGCCGGGCGTCTGTCCGACGGCAGCATGATCTGGAAGGACACCTGCCAGGGCGCCACCCAGGCCGTTCTCGTGTACAAGGGAATCCTTTACAGCGGTTCCCACGCGCACTACTGCGGTGTCACCCCGGGTGGCTTCCCCGAGGGGCGCCGTCGGCATTTCCTGGCCCAATCGGCCGACGACATGCACATCCTGCACTGGTTCCCCGACACCGACGACGGACTCGGTGAGGGAAACGGCCCCCGCTCGCTGGTGATGGCCGACGGAATCCTGTGGGCGGGCGGCGAGTTCACCATGGTCAACGGCAAACCCCAGCAGAGCCTGACGCGCTTCGGCGCCGGCCCCGACGTCGGAGCCCCGGAGGGCGCGCCCAGGCTCACGGTCGCCGACACCCGCGACGGCCGCGTCACCCTCACCTGGCATGCCGCCTGGGACAGGGACGACGCGGAGCTGACGTACATGCTCTACCGGGACGGTGAGCTCGTGGACAAGCAGAAGCAGCGGTCGGCCGAATGGGACCGGCCGGACATGAAGTACACGGACACCGTCGCTCCAGGCTCACGGCACCGCTACACGATCTCCGTCACCGACGGCAAGAACACGGCACCCCTCTCGAAGCCGCTCGAAGTGACCGCGGTCGCCGCGAAGCGGGAGCTCGGGGATCTGGGAGAAATCCCAGCGCTGGGAGCGCTGGGAGCGCTGGGAGAACTGAGGCAGTGGTGA
- a CDS encoding glycosyltransferase, translating to MTDMFAGRRVLLVSTNYAPEHAGIAPYSTLTAEHLAACGAEVDVLAGMPHYPGWRVHDDYRGRWRMVERRKGVRVHRRRSFVPTRQTALLRAAYEAGFLAHGSIRPPAARPDLVLSQIPTLAGGVIAGRIARRHRVPHVVVVQDLMGAAAAQSGIRGGGHVASLVAGVESRILRTAALVGVVHETFVGRVTAMGVPGPRVRVVPNWTHVTPPTGDRRAVRARLGWDEGQFVLLHSGNMGLKQGLEVLVETARLAARATSRLRIVLMGDGSCRTHLERLAAGLPNFGFLPPASDADFPDVLAAADALAVTQRASVLDMSLPSKLTSYFASGRPVVASVAPQGGTAEEVRRSGAGVVVRAEDPEALHGAVAELMRDPARSDALGAHGPTYVSERLSPQAGLGRITAMLAEALSR from the coding sequence ATGACTGATATGTTCGCGGGTCGACGCGTCCTCCTCGTGTCGACCAACTACGCACCCGAACACGCGGGAATCGCGCCCTACTCGACCCTGACCGCGGAACACCTCGCCGCCTGCGGCGCCGAGGTCGACGTGCTGGCGGGAATGCCGCACTATCCGGGCTGGCGGGTGCACGACGACTACCGGGGCCGCTGGCGCATGGTGGAGCGCCGAAAGGGAGTACGGGTCCATCGCCGCCGCAGCTTCGTCCCCACCCGCCAGACCGCACTGCTCAGGGCGGCCTACGAGGCCGGCTTCCTCGCCCACGGCTCGATCCGGCCGCCGGCCGCTCGGCCCGACCTGGTGCTGAGCCAGATCCCCACGCTCGCGGGCGGCGTGATCGCGGGCCGGATCGCCCGGCGCCACCGGGTGCCGCACGTCGTCGTGGTGCAGGACCTCATGGGCGCGGCCGCCGCGCAGAGCGGGATCCGGGGCGGCGGCCATGTGGCGTCGCTGGTGGCCGGGGTGGAGTCGAGGATCCTGCGCACGGCCGCGCTGGTCGGCGTCGTGCACGAGACGTTCGTGGGCCGCGTCACCGCGATGGGCGTCCCGGGACCGCGCGTCAGGGTCGTACCCAACTGGACCCACGTGACGCCCCCGACCGGCGACCGTCGGGCGGTACGGGCTCGACTCGGCTGGGACGAAGGGCAGTTCGTGCTGCTGCACTCGGGCAACATGGGGCTGAAGCAGGGCCTGGAGGTGCTGGTCGAGACCGCTCGCCTCGCGGCCCGTGCCACCTCGCGCCTGCGCATCGTCCTCATGGGCGACGGCAGTTGTCGTACGCACCTGGAGCGCCTCGCCGCCGGACTGCCCAACTTCGGCTTCCTGCCGCCCGCTTCCGACGCGGACTTCCCCGACGTACTGGCCGCGGCGGACGCCCTCGCTGTGACCCAGCGGGCGTCCGTGCTCGACATGAGCCTGCCCTCGAAGCTGACGTCGTACTTCGCGAGCGGACGTCCCGTCGTGGCCTCGGTGGCGCCGCAGGGCGGCACGGCCGAAGAGGTACGACGCTCAGGCGCCGGAGTCGTCGTACGCGCCGAGGACCCCGAGGCCCTGCACGGGGCGGTCGCGGAACTGATGCGGGACCCCGCCCGGTCGGACGCGCTCGGCGCGCACGGACCGACGTACGTAAGCGAACGGCTCAGCCCTCAGGCGGGGTTGGGCCGGATCACCGCGATGCTGGCCGAGGCGCTGAGCCGGTGA
- the rplC gene encoding 50S ribosomal protein L3 produces MAKQIKGILGEKLGMTQVWDENNRVVPVTVVKAGPNVVTQVRTNDVDGYESVQIAFGEIDPRKVNKPLKGHFAKADVTPRRHLVEIRTADASEYTLGQEITAEVFEAGIKVDVTGKSKGKGFAGVMKRHNFKGLGAGHGTQRKHRSPGSIGGCATPGRVFKGLRMAGRMGNERVTTQNLTVHAVDAEKGLLLIKGAVPGPNGGLVLVRTAAKGA; encoded by the coding sequence ATGGCTAAGCAGATCAAGGGCATCCTGGGCGAGAAGCTCGGCATGACGCAGGTGTGGGACGAGAACAACCGTGTTGTTCCGGTCACCGTCGTCAAGGCCGGCCCGAACGTCGTGACCCAGGTTCGTACGAACGACGTCGACGGCTACGAGTCCGTCCAGATCGCGTTCGGCGAGATCGACCCGCGCAAGGTGAACAAGCCCCTCAAGGGCCACTTCGCGAAGGCCGACGTCACCCCCCGTCGCCACCTCGTCGAGATCCGTACCGCTGACGCCAGCGAGTACACCCTCGGCCAGGAGATCACCGCTGAGGTGTTCGAGGCCGGCATCAAGGTCGACGTGACCGGCAAGAGCAAGGGCAAGGGCTTCGCCGGTGTCATGAAGCGTCACAACTTCAAGGGCCTCGGCGCCGGACACGGCACCCAGCGCAAGCACCGCTCCCCCGGTTCCATCGGTGGCTGCGCCACCCCGGGCCGTGTGTTCAAGGGCCTCCGCATGGCGGGTCGCATGGGCAACGAGCGGGTCACCACCCAGAACCTGACCGTCCACGCCGTTGACGCGGAGAAGGGTCTGCTGCTCATCAAGGGCGCGGTTCCCGGTCCGAACGGCGGCCTCGTCCTGGTCCGCACCGCGGCCAAGGGGGCCTGA
- a CDS encoding NAD(P)-dependent oxidoreductase, which produces MKVLVTGASGLIGSYLVRELLHQGHTVVGLDNFSKYGEARRSTVQDPAYRLVEGDARDTDLLAGLLADCDHFVAGAAMIGGISYFHTYAYDLLATNERITAAACDAAIRVHGEGPLRKVTYLSSSMVYENTDTWPSREGDERRIPPPSSSYGFQKLAVEYFARAAYDQYGLPFTIVRPFNCVDVGEERTVGQSEERSGDLKISMSHVVPDLVQKVLKGQDPLHILGSGAQVRHFTYGGDLARGICAAIFHPAALNEDFNLASAEPTTVLELAERIWHKIKGPDEPFRHTTDLPFEHDVQRRTPDVSKARDVLGFTATTTLDEILDKVVPWVRRAIAEGRL; this is translated from the coding sequence GTGAAGGTTCTCGTCACCGGCGCGTCCGGTCTGATCGGCAGTTACCTCGTCCGGGAGCTGCTCCACCAGGGCCACACCGTGGTGGGCCTGGACAACTTCTCCAAGTACGGCGAGGCCCGCCGCAGCACGGTCCAGGATCCGGCTTACCGGCTGGTCGAGGGAGACGCCCGCGACACCGACCTGCTCGCCGGCCTGCTGGCCGACTGCGATCACTTCGTCGCCGGGGCGGCCATGATCGGCGGCATCTCCTACTTCCACACCTACGCCTACGACCTCCTCGCGACCAACGAGCGGATCACCGCCGCCGCCTGCGACGCGGCGATCCGGGTCCACGGCGAGGGCCCGCTGCGGAAGGTGACGTACCTCAGCTCCTCGATGGTGTACGAGAACACCGACACCTGGCCGTCACGGGAGGGCGACGAGCGGCGCATCCCGCCGCCCTCGTCCTCGTACGGCTTCCAGAAGCTCGCGGTGGAGTACTTCGCGCGGGCGGCGTACGACCAGTACGGGCTCCCGTTCACCATCGTGCGGCCGTTCAACTGCGTGGACGTCGGCGAGGAGCGGACGGTCGGGCAGAGCGAGGAGCGCTCCGGCGACCTCAAGATCAGCATGTCGCACGTCGTCCCCGACCTGGTGCAGAAGGTACTGAAGGGGCAGGATCCGCTGCACATCCTCGGCAGCGGCGCCCAGGTGCGGCACTTCACCTACGGCGGAGACCTGGCCCGCGGCATCTGCGCGGCGATCTTCCACCCGGCCGCGCTCAACGAGGACTTCAATCTGGCGAGCGCCGAGCCGACGACCGTGCTGGAGCTGGCGGAGCGGATCTGGCACAAGATCAAGGGGCCCGACGAGCCGTTCCGGCACACCACCGACCTGCCCTTCGAGCACGATGTCCAGCGTCGGACCCCCGATGTCTCCAAGGCCAGGGACGTCCTCGGCTTCACCGCGACGACCACGCTGGACGAGATCCTCGACAAGGTCGTCCCGTGGGTGCGCCGGGCGATCGCCGAAGGCCGGCTCTGA
- a CDS encoding nucleotide sugar dehydrogenase codes for MNEQLCGDPENNRPVADVVVIGGCGRVGLPLGIALAARGMLSVTLYDIDAAAVEKVNRGELPFLEKGAAEPLRASVRDGLLRATTDGASVATTDNLIVVVGTPVDEHLNPDLGAVPRALERCAEHLRDGQLVMLRSTVHPGVTALTERLLERLGKSVDVAFCPERIAEGAAMTELFELPQLVAARSQRAGDRAEKFFRTLTDKIVRVEPEEAELAKLFANTWRYIKFATVNQFWMMANDFGLDFERIRQAITYEYPRAADMPGAGFAAGPCLLKDTLQLAAFTGNNFVLGHAAMLVNEGLPLYLVSRLERRFTLAETRVGVLGMGFKAGSDDVRESLSFKLRRILMAKARETLCTDPYVSDARLVELSEVMDRADVLVIATPHREYRDLATEKPVIDLWGISGRGVRV; via the coding sequence ATGAACGAGCAGTTGTGTGGCGACCCGGAAAACAACCGGCCTGTCGCGGATGTGGTCGTCATCGGAGGATGCGGCCGGGTGGGACTTCCACTCGGAATCGCGCTCGCCGCCCGCGGAATGCTTTCGGTGACGCTCTACGACATCGACGCGGCGGCCGTCGAGAAGGTCAATCGCGGAGAGCTTCCGTTCCTCGAGAAGGGAGCCGCCGAACCGCTGCGCGCGAGCGTGCGCGACGGGCTGCTGCGCGCCACGACCGACGGCGCGAGCGTCGCCACGACGGACAACCTGATCGTCGTGGTGGGCACGCCCGTGGACGAGCACCTCAACCCCGACCTCGGCGCCGTCCCCCGGGCGCTGGAGCGCTGCGCGGAGCACCTGCGCGACGGCCAGCTCGTCATGCTCAGGAGCACCGTGCACCCCGGGGTCACCGCCCTGACCGAGCGCCTGCTGGAGCGGCTCGGCAAGAGTGTCGACGTGGCCTTCTGCCCGGAGCGGATCGCCGAGGGCGCCGCCATGACCGAGCTGTTCGAGCTGCCCCAGCTGGTGGCGGCGCGCTCGCAGCGGGCCGGCGACCGGGCGGAGAAGTTCTTCCGCACCCTCACGGACAAGATCGTCCGGGTGGAGCCGGAGGAGGCCGAGCTCGCCAAGCTCTTCGCCAACACCTGGCGCTACATCAAGTTCGCGACCGTCAACCAGTTCTGGATGATGGCGAACGATTTCGGCCTCGACTTCGAGCGCATCCGCCAGGCGATCACGTACGAATACCCGCGCGCCGCCGACATGCCGGGCGCGGGATTCGCGGCCGGGCCCTGCCTCCTCAAGGACACGCTTCAACTGGCGGCGTTCACCGGGAACAATTTCGTGCTCGGGCACGCGGCCATGCTCGTCAACGAAGGTCTGCCGCTCTATCTCGTATCGCGTCTGGAACGCAGATTCACGCTCGCGGAGACGCGGGTCGGCGTGCTCGGCATGGGATTCAAGGCCGGCAGCGACGACGTACGGGAAAGCCTGTCGTTCAAGCTGCGCCGCATTCTGATGGCCAAGGCGCGGGAGACCCTCTGTACCGACCCGTACGTCAGCGACGCGCGCTTGGTGGAACTGAGCGAGGTCATGGACCGGGCCGACGTCCTGGTCATCGCCACACCGCACCGTGAGTACCGGGATCTCGCCACGGAGAAACCGGTCATCGACCTCTGGGGCATCAGCGGACGAGGCGTCCGGGTCTGA
- a CDS encoding putative colanic acid biosynthesis acetyltransferase gives MRGFTGAGYDKGRPLLVQATWFAVLHLVFVQWWFPARWRPVLLRAFGARIGERVLIRHRVRVHWPWRLDVGDDVWIGEGAWLLNLEPITLGSDVCVSQEALLCTGSHQRRSRTFEFDNGPIRIEPGAWVAARAVVLRGVTVGAGAVVGAAAVARRDVAPGEVVTEGGA, from the coding sequence TTGCGCGGTTTCACGGGGGCCGGTTACGACAAGGGGCGGCCCCTGCTCGTCCAGGCGACCTGGTTCGCCGTCCTGCACCTCGTCTTCGTCCAGTGGTGGTTCCCGGCCCGCTGGCGCCCGGTGCTGCTGCGGGCCTTCGGCGCGCGGATCGGGGAGCGGGTGCTGATCCGGCACCGGGTGCGGGTGCACTGGCCCTGGCGGCTGGACGTCGGCGATGACGTGTGGATCGGCGAGGGCGCCTGGCTGCTGAACCTGGAGCCCATCACCCTCGGCAGCGACGTGTGCGTCTCGCAGGAGGCGCTGCTGTGCACGGGCAGCCACCAACGGCGCAGTCGCACCTTCGAGTTCGACAACGGGCCGATCCGCATCGAGCCCGGTGCCTGGGTCGCCGCACGGGCCGTCGTCCTGCGCGGCGTCACCGTCGGTGCCGGGGCGGTCGTGGGCGCCGCGGCCGTCGCCCGCCGTGACGTCGCGCCCGGCGAGGTCGTCACGGAGGGCGGGGCATGA
- a CDS encoding oligosaccharide flippase family protein, producing MTTTSQAVPAPAAAPVPSGVAATARGGWWGFLGSAINAVFGYLLVTLVTRALGAHGSGAVFTGVAAFTILSNTCKLGADTGLVRFVSRDMATDGGHRVGALLRSAVVPGTAASTAAAALLFLSPSTATSLLPTLAPDEAVTLVRLFALFLPVATVTLILLGATQGYGTVVPFVGVEQVVKPVLRVLIAVPVVLLAPGVLNLAAAWLVPSLAGALIAWVALRRCHRASRPRTASPDVAAARRGFWAFAAPRAISAIFDISSVWVGVILLSCLATSEEAGIYTAVSRVIVAATLFQLAVRLAFAPEISRLLAVDDIPQACHLHRISTRWIVLFSWPLFVLLGSFPGTVLSLFGPEFVQGSNALVLLCVASAINVGVGNAQTVLLMAGKSSWHLGATAAAFAVQLGVGIVAVPRIGVMGAALSWGAAIVVENLMAAVLVRRHPGFTTVDRGYLAATGVGLFLTAVLIIPARILAGDTAIGLAAGIVLGIGVLGIGLSRFPAVLGVRELIDILRKRTA from the coding sequence ATGACCACCACCTCCCAAGCCGTGCCCGCCCCTGCGGCGGCGCCCGTCCCGAGCGGGGTCGCAGCCACCGCGCGGGGCGGATGGTGGGGTTTCCTGGGGTCCGCGATCAACGCCGTCTTCGGCTACCTCCTCGTCACCCTGGTCACCCGCGCCCTGGGGGCGCACGGGTCGGGCGCGGTGTTCACCGGCGTCGCCGCCTTCACCATCCTCAGCAACACCTGCAAGCTCGGCGCCGACACCGGGCTGGTGCGCTTCGTCTCCCGTGACATGGCCACCGACGGCGGCCATCGCGTGGGCGCGCTGCTGCGCAGCGCCGTCGTGCCGGGAACCGCGGCGAGCACCGCGGCCGCCGCCCTGCTGTTCCTGTCCCCGTCGACCGCGACCTCCCTGCTGCCGACGCTCGCACCGGACGAGGCCGTCACCCTGGTCCGGCTCTTCGCCCTGTTCCTCCCCGTTGCCACGGTCACCCTGATCCTGCTCGGCGCCACCCAGGGGTACGGGACGGTGGTGCCGTTCGTCGGTGTCGAACAGGTCGTCAAGCCGGTCCTGCGCGTGCTCATCGCCGTACCTGTGGTGCTGCTGGCTCCCGGTGTGCTGAACCTGGCCGCCGCCTGGCTGGTCCCGTCCCTGGCCGGGGCGCTCATCGCCTGGGTCGCGCTGCGCCGGTGCCACCGCGCGAGCCGGCCGCGTACGGCGTCGCCCGACGTGGCCGCCGCGCGGCGGGGGTTCTGGGCGTTCGCCGCGCCCCGGGCCATCTCCGCCATCTTCGACATCAGCTCGGTCTGGGTGGGCGTGATCCTGCTGTCGTGCCTGGCCACGAGCGAGGAAGCGGGCATCTACACCGCTGTCAGCCGGGTCATCGTCGCGGCGACGCTGTTCCAGCTCGCCGTCCGGCTCGCCTTCGCCCCGGAGATCAGCCGTCTGCTGGCCGTGGACGACATCCCGCAGGCCTGCCATCTGCACCGCATCTCGACGCGCTGGATCGTGCTGTTCTCCTGGCCTCTGTTCGTGCTCCTCGGGAGTTTCCCGGGCACGGTGCTGTCCCTCTTCGGGCCGGAGTTCGTCCAGGGATCGAACGCGCTGGTCCTGCTCTGTGTCGCCTCCGCGATCAACGTCGGTGTCGGCAACGCCCAGACCGTGCTGCTCATGGCCGGCAAGAGCTCCTGGCATCTGGGGGCCACCGCCGCCGCGTTCGCGGTGCAGCTGGGCGTCGGCATCGTCGCCGTACCCCGGATCGGCGTCATGGGGGCGGCCCTTTCCTGGGGCGCGGCCATCGTCGTGGAAAACCTCATGGCGGCCGTTCTGGTACGGCGTCATCCGGGATTCACGACCGTGGACCGCGGATATCTCGCCGCGACGGGTGTGGGTTTGTTTCTCACCGCGGTTCTGATTATCCCGGCCAGAATTCTGGCGGGCGACACCGCTATCGGACTCGCCGCCGGAATTGTCTTGGGAATCGGCGTACTGGGTATAGGTTTGAGCCGTTTTCCTGCCGTGCTGGGAGTGCGCGAACTAATTGACATCCTCCGTAAACGGACCGCGTGA
- a CDS encoding adenylyltransferase/cytidyltransferase family protein, protein MTGERLGYAPGVFDLFHVGHLNILRRASTHCDRLIAGVCSDDLVVRLKGRPPVIPLAERLEIVRSVRYVDDTYVATVDDKIEIWKEVGFDVIFKGDDWLGTDLWKNLEGEFSKVDVEVVFFPYTTHTSSTLLRRALSLRTPAPILPQRDLSA, encoded by the coding sequence GTGACGGGGGAACGACTCGGCTACGCGCCGGGGGTCTTCGACCTCTTCCACGTGGGCCATCTCAACATCCTGCGCCGTGCCAGCACGCACTGCGACCGGCTCATCGCGGGCGTCTGCTCCGACGACCTGGTGGTCCGCCTGAAGGGCAGGCCACCGGTCATCCCGCTCGCCGAGCGACTGGAGATCGTCCGCAGCGTCCGCTACGTCGACGACACCTACGTGGCGACGGTGGACGACAAGATCGAGATCTGGAAGGAAGTCGGCTTCGACGTCATCTTCAAGGGCGACGACTGGCTCGGCACCGACCTGTGGAAGAACCTCGAGGGCGAGTTCTCCAAGGTCGACGTGGAGGTCGTCTTCTTCCCCTATACGACCCACACATCGAGCACGCTGCTGCGCCGTGCGCTCTCGCTGCGGACTCCCGCTCCGATTCTTCCGCAGCGCGATCTCTCCGCGTAG
- the rpsJ gene encoding 30S ribosomal protein S10, with product MAGQKIRIRLKAYDHEVIDSSAKKIVETVTRTGASVAGPVPLPTEKNVYCVIKSPHKYKDSREHFEMRTHKRLIDILDPTPKTVDSLMRLDLPAGVDIEIKL from the coding sequence ATGGCGGGACAGAAGATCCGCATCCGGCTCAAGGCCTACGACCACGAGGTCATCGACTCTTCGGCGAAGAAGATCGTCGAGACGGTGACTCGCACTGGTGCGTCGGTCGCGGGCCCGGTGCCGCTGCCCACTGAGAAGAACGTGTACTGCGTCATCAAGTCGCCGCACAAGTACAAGGACTCGCGCGAGCACTTCGAGATGCGCACGCACAAGCGCCTGATCGACATCCTCGACCCGACTCCCAAGACCGTTGACTCTCTGATGCGACTCGACCTCCCGGCCGGTGTCGACATCGAGATCAAGCTCTAA
- a CDS encoding glycosyltransferase, translating to MRLVHVVTLVSDDGAYGGPTSVATGQLEECAARGHDVTLVSLWRGRSPAPPRIGAVPLRTRPARSLLPGRFTGLMHPLLVRDLWRAVGDADMVHVHAGRDLVSLTALAVAVLRRARFVVQTHGMVEPRHAAAVRLFDRLYVPLLRRARGCLVLTERERRALAEVVGPDGPPLLTLPNGVRPRSDGAAEHGPREPEVLFLARLHPRKRPEAFVEMAALVHEKEPEARFTLHGADEGSLGEVRRIVAEHGLEGVVTYGGALEHAEAVRTYARAAVYVLPAVDEPFGMTLIEAMAAGTPVVCTDGCAIAGELARRDAAVVTDGSPRELADAVCALLADERRRTALARAGRRVVEETFSLSAVTGRLEEIYRRIGRVGCPE from the coding sequence ATGAGGCTCGTCCATGTGGTGACGCTCGTCAGCGACGACGGCGCGTACGGCGGCCCGACCAGCGTGGCAACCGGGCAGCTGGAGGAGTGCGCCGCCCGGGGCCACGACGTCACCCTCGTGTCCCTGTGGCGGGGCCGCTCCCCGGCGCCGCCCCGCATCGGCGCGGTCCCGCTGCGCACGCGCCCGGCGCGCTCCCTGCTCCCGGGACGGTTCACCGGGCTCATGCACCCGCTGCTCGTCCGCGACCTGTGGCGGGCCGTCGGCGACGCCGACATGGTGCACGTCCACGCCGGGCGCGACCTCGTCTCCCTCACCGCGCTCGCCGTCGCCGTGCTGCGCCGCGCGCGGTTCGTGGTGCAGACGCACGGCATGGTCGAGCCGCGTCACGCGGCCGCCGTCCGCCTCTTCGACCGCCTCTACGTGCCGCTGCTGCGCCGGGCCCGCGGCTGCCTGGTGCTCACCGAGCGCGAGCGGCGCGCCCTGGCCGAGGTCGTCGGCCCGGACGGTCCGCCGCTGCTGACGCTGCCCAACGGGGTACGGCCGCGGTCCGACGGCGCCGCGGAGCACGGCCCGCGGGAGCCGGAGGTGCTCTTCCTCGCCCGGCTGCACCCGCGCAAGCGCCCCGAGGCCTTCGTCGAGATGGCCGCCCTGGTCCACGAGAAGGAACCCGAGGCGCGCTTCACCCTGCACGGCGCCGACGAGGGCTCGCTCGGGGAGGTGCGCCGGATCGTCGCCGAGCACGGGCTGGAGGGCGTCGTCACCTACGGCGGCGCGCTGGAGCACGCCGAGGCGGTACGGACGTACGCGCGCGCGGCCGTCTACGTACTCCCGGCCGTGGACGAGCCGTTCGGGATGACCCTGATCGAGGCCATGGCCGCGGGCACCCCCGTGGTGTGCACCGACGGCTGCGCCATCGCCGGCGAGCTGGCCCGGCGGGACGCGGCCGTGGTCACCGACGGCAGCCCGCGCGAGCTCGCCGACGCGGTGTGCGCGCTGCTGGCCGACGAGCGGCGGCGCACCGCCCTCGCGCGGGCCGGCCGGCGCGTCGTCGAGGAGACCTTTTCCCTTTCCGCGGTGACCGGCCGACTGGAGGAGATCTACCGGCGTATCGGTCGCGTCGGCTGTCCGGAGTAA
- a CDS encoding CDP-alcohol phosphatidyltransferase family protein, protein MDFSSALKQLAQVQKPARGAPVYARFVNRPAGRVLAATAHRIGLSPNQVTAASALFTFTAIAATALFPPTAALGPWVTLALLFGFALDSADGQLARLHRSASPSGEWTDHVVDCAKLLGIHAALLISFYRHFDLPLPTLLLAPVGFQFAAVVLFFGGTLKDQLRRQAADAPTGPAASPSAVRGIALLPVDYGLLCLIFLFLGNHQLFLTLYLALLAAHVVLVPACLAKWFRELA, encoded by the coding sequence ATGGATTTCTCCAGCGCACTGAAGCAGCTCGCCCAGGTGCAGAAGCCGGCCCGCGGAGCGCCCGTCTACGCACGGTTCGTCAATCGGCCGGCCGGCCGGGTGCTCGCGGCAACGGCGCACCGCATCGGGCTCTCGCCCAACCAGGTCACCGCGGCCAGTGCGCTGTTCACGTTCACGGCCATCGCCGCGACCGCGCTCTTCCCCCCCACCGCTGCGCTCGGCCCCTGGGTCACCCTCGCCCTGCTCTTCGGCTTCGCGCTCGACTCCGCGGACGGGCAGCTCGCCCGGCTGCACCGCTCGGCCAGCCCGTCGGGGGAGTGGACGGACCATGTGGTCGACTGCGCCAAGCTCCTCGGCATCCACGCCGCGCTGCTGATCTCCTTCTACCGCCACTTCGACCTGCCGCTCCCCACGCTGCTGCTCGCCCCGGTCGGCTTCCAGTTCGCCGCCGTCGTGCTGTTCTTCGGCGGCACCCTGAAGGACCAGCTGAGGCGGCAGGCGGCCGATGCGCCCACCGGTCCCGCGGCGTCTCCCTCTGCCGTGCGGGGCATCGCGCTGCTCCCCGTGGACTACGGGCTGCTGTGCCTGATCTTCCTGTTCCTGGGGAACCACCAGCTCTTCCTCACGCTGTACCTGGCGCTGCTCGCGGCCCACGTGGTGCTGGTGCCGGCCTGCCTCGCCAAGTGGTTCCGCGAGCTCGCCTGA